One segment of Spodoptera frugiperda isolate SF20-4 chromosome 5, AGI-APGP_CSIRO_Sfru_2.0, whole genome shotgun sequence DNA contains the following:
- the LOC118272220 gene encoding pre-mRNA-splicing factor Syf2-like, protein MAPQIELSTWTPTSISFAERQKNRIKRLRSLRSARKQARINNYQETVAEEARSSLPPDSTLDDLAKSQETEKAGEEHSGVQQLNILSAADAERIERKKRKNPDEGFSTYEQATESQYNGLVENMPTADLEQHDTKKQKYDDASDGVSNVHEDREEAIDKMVNDLSEEQIVKRARYSTRCGDNDDVDIDSINDQKMETGEWNLNRFYGENTASTKQNLVLPFCCWCKLQQYAQYLSQI, encoded by the coding sequence ATGGCTCCCCAAATAGAATTATCAACTTGGACCCCTACATCGATTTCATTTGCCGAGAGGCAAAAGAACCGGATAAAAAGACTGCGGTCATTGCGGTCTGCTAGAAAGCAAGCAAGGAtaaacaactatcaagaaaccgTTGCTGAGGAGGCTAGGAGTAGTCTGCCGCCGGACTCGACGCTCGACGACCTAGCAAAGTCTCAAGAGACAGagaaagcaggagaagaacaCAGCGGAGTGCAACAATTGAACATATTATCAGCAGCAGATGCTGAACGAATTGAACGTAAAAAGAGGAAGAATCCTGATGAAGGATTCTCCACATACGAACAAGCTACCGAGAGTCAATACAACGGACTGGTTGAAAATATGCCGACAGCTGATTTGGAACAACATGACACAAAGAAACAGAAGTATGACGATGCTTCCGATGGTGTATCTAATGTGCATGAGGACCGAGAGGAAGCTATCGATAAGATGGTCAATGACCTGTCGGAAGAGCAGATTGTTAAAAGAGCTCGCTACTCTACAAGGTGTGGGGATAATGATGATGTAGATATCGACTCCATCAATGACCAGAAAATGGAGACTGGTGAATGGAATCTGAACAGATTTTACGGAGAGAATACAGCTAGCACTAAGCAAAACTTGGTTCTGCCATTCTGCTGTTGGTGTAAGCTGCAACAATATGCACAGTACCTGTCGCAAATATAG
- the LOC118272219 gene encoding pre-mRNA-splicing factor Syf2-like: MAPQIELSTWTPTSISFAERQKPENLPPNSTLDDQAKSQETEKAGEDHDGVKLKNILSAADAERVERKKRKNPDEGFSTYEQATVSQNNGLVENMPPADTEQNESKKQKYDDAVDGVSNVHEDREEAIDKMVNDLSEEQIVKRARYSTRCGYNDDADVDSINDNLETGDWNLNRFYGENTASTKQNLVLPFCCWCKLQQYAQYLSQI; the protein is encoded by the coding sequence ATGGCTCCCCAAATAGAATTATCAACTTGGACCCCTACATCGATTTCATTTGCCGAGAGGCAAAAGCCTGAAAATCTGCCGCCGAACTCGACGCTCGACGACCAAGCAAAGTCTCAAGAGACAGAGAAAGCAGGAGAAGACCACGACGGAGTGAAACTAAAGAACATATTATCAGCAGCAGATGCTGAACGAGTTGAACGTAAAAAGAGGAAGAATCCTGATGAAGGATTCTCCACATACGAACAAGCTACCGTGAGTCAAAACAACGGACTGGTTGAAAATATGCCGCCAGCTGATACGGAACAAAATGAGTCAAAGAAACAGAAGTATGACGATGCTGTCGATGGTGTATCTAATGTGCATGAGGACCGAGAGGAAGCAATCGACAAGATGGTCAATGACCTGTCGGAAGAGCAGATTGTTAAAAGAGCTCGCTACTCTACAAGGTGTGGGTATAATGATGATGCAGATGTCGACTCCATCAATGACAATCTGGAGACTGGTGATTGGAATCTGAACAGATTTTACGGAGAGAATACAGCCAGCACTAAGCAGAACCTGGTTCTGCCATTTTGCTGTTGGTGTAAGCTGCAACAATATGCACAGTACCTGTCGCAAATATAG
- the LOC118274352 gene encoding uncharacterized protein LOC118274352, with protein MYTSSHAPKGGLEFLEDIDFNNYRTVNYVLKPVNNQQLLQLLSTRSVKMDKLELQSTCFDNIKTLCVNYRKDSSTRKTVDYLNKRLSSLENQWKDFDSRHAMLVLELEDKKINYFTDDVYNRTKEMYIATKADITNRLVELQEQKQNVQFDLTGTSDDLTVEEVDDKLQLLLNRQECNFNAIHRTITKSNTASISEQWELNDHLSTLKAKWEPIDKLHWEIDFLLKGSNEQYYKMFADVEQQYDELKTKLNSKIWSTAHYQKSAPKIELPEFSGNYVQWISFKDLFLETIHKNPVINNAQKMQHLKTKLRGEAERLVQHLTISAENYNSCWEILTQRYDNRRLQFTAYMNTMLNLPVIQQPDAFNMKKMHDVITECLNGISNIGIDISSWDPIIVHIMTQKLDSRTMSDYIKELQDHRELQNLQDFLYFIETQFMAYETIKSAKKGNSTGPEKPSTYKFNKQTPVKNTNYQFTRTSNFHASFGKCPHCKGSHVLMNCDKFLDLEVPKRNDTVSKLQLCKNCLYSHGNQECKSTKTCRECNLRHHTLLHNSERKLTTLPKNNKGQHPSTSTQPQTSNHLSNSDTEVLLTTVQLNIRASDGTYVTLRALLDQGSQVNLITENAAQILRLPRKKINVSVTGLGTVSGDCRGQLHLTCKSIHSNYTFEAQALIMKKLTNNLPTTTFEKTVWPHLENLKLADPEYNVSRQIDLILGAEVYSNIILDGVLKGSDQAPVAQQTHIGWILCGKMKTLNCHVTVINLEELTKFWETEDIPTSQDTSTDDHCEQFYKETVERAEDGKYIVKMPLTPDYKSKLGSSKSIAISQYLQLEKRLNKNTKLQAMYKQFINEYADLGHMKPAPRVSSETYYLPHHGVLRENALTTKLRVVFNASQKTSSGYSLNNLMEKGANLQKDIQSLILKWRTYRYAFTADIEKMFRCLWLSEDQQHLQRIIWRNSPAEDLQDYQLCTVTYGTKAAPWLAMRTLQQLAKDDGDKYPEAARALTTSCYMDDVIAGHNNILEAQYLQQTLIQLLKGAGMNLRKWTVNDPTLLENLSEEQFSSKQTFDFKNDEPSKTLGLTWNPNSDTFHFNWPVTYHKRQTKRSLLSDISKFYDPLGWLSPVTVTAKLLFQKVWMSKLAWDDEVPCDIEAEWMKLKTDLSSIQNMSLNRWIRGTQNRVELLGFCDASEKAFACVIYSRVLNEHNLPVITLLTAKTRVAPMSQKLTLPRLELCAAQLLANLMEKTKEAFVEYDISVQAWSDSQVVLAWIQGDATRWEAYVVNRVTKIKRIIPANEWHYVKSEQNPADCASRGLLPTKLLNFNLWWQGPDFLTEQQTSEDSLGVYTTTMGSTNCAKTAISTHQNEHLITTLLNKCSSLTRIIRVIAWIQRFITNLRNKTKSDTAHLTTSEINAATRSIVLHVQRVEFKSEYKQIMQSKTVSRSSSIYKLNPYLDPTGIIRVGGRLKNSDLPPEMKNPIIIPYKGRFTQLLIAQAHTSTLHGGPRLTLTYIRQRYWIVSGNRAVKAELQKCIRCHRFNKAENHQVMGDLPHHRITPCRPFTHTGVDFTGHVDIKLNKGRGVRTTKGYIAIFICMATKAVHIELVSDLSTETFLAAFQRFCARRGTPKHMYSDCGTNFIGAAKVLRQEFENFKQLVLTSDVMNKFADLEVEWHFNAPAWPSAGGLREAAVKSMKHHLRRVLGEQKLTYEEFTTLLAKIEGCLNSRPLCPLTEDPEEFYNCLTPGHFLTGSPTMSLPLSDYNNVNNIDLRRRWQLTEHMFHQYWKNWSNEYLTTLQSRSKWNKPTTNIKQGDIVLVKDNNLPPAKWALGRVLETHPGADGYVRVTTIKTQSGIIKRPVVKLSPLPLTTEIEPETKHGHQTAPKTTSENKGRKKGQKCIPTLLITMISLFTFMSGSYCAIDGTRRAPGAHITNLEPERPVYYDEIGRMQTMQDEWILIMYYNLTNYWEGTRRIESYFNHLKDVCQQTKLYLCGTTIEQLEHEMEILNYYNYILINPHKHLSQRMKRGLVDGVGYLANSLFGILDQRFAEKYENDIQSLQNNEDYLLELIKNQTSIVKLENGVLKKSEENIQRQFKLIDSFVNQTNLNLPSIESEIQVLSATSYINSAAFTTYLLINNLRTFQEMLFNTLTNIYQGHLDVHLITPVHLIEHLNDISGSLPKTVSLPVENYKDKIKDFYKLINVKVQVTDTYFIFEAHIPLVSNADFTIYKAIPMKPYL; from the exons atGTATACCAGTTCCCACGCTCCTAAAGGTGGTCTAGAATTCCTGGAAGACATCGAT TTCAACAACTACCGGACAGTAAACTACGTGCTGAAACCGGTCAACAATCAACAACTTCTTCAACTACTTAGCACCAGAAGCGTGAAGATGGACAAACTGGAGCTCCAGTCAACATGCTTCGACAACATCAAGACCTTGTGTGTCAACTATCGCAAGGATTCCTCAACTAGGAAAACGGTGGATTACCTGAACAAACGCTTATCTTCGCTAGAAAACCAATGGAAGGATTTCGATAGCAGACATGCTATGTTGGTGCTAGAACTAGAAGATAAGAAAATCAACTACTTCACCGACGATGTCTACAACAGAACGAAAGAAATGTATATAGCAACTAAGGCGGACATAACTAACAGGTTAGTGGAATTGCaggaacaaaaacaaaacgttcAGTTTGACTTAACAGGCACTTCTGATGACCTAACTGTGGAGGAAGTAGATGACAAACTACAACTTTTACTGAACAGACAAGAATGTAATTTCAACGCCATACACCGTACCATAACTAAAAGTAACACGGCATCTATCTCAGAACAATGGGAATTAAATGACCATTTAAGTACTTTGAAAGCAAAGTGGGAACCCATCGATAAACTTCACTGGGAGATAGACTTTCTATTGAAAGGATCGAATGAACAATACTACAAGATGTTTGCGGACGTAGAACAGCAGTATGACGAACTCAAGACCAAATTAAATTCCAAGATTTGGTCAACAGCTCACTATCAGAAGTCAGCACCAAAGATCGAACTACCAGAATTCTCAGGTAACTATGTCCAATGGATTTCTTTCAAGGATCTGTTCTTAGAAACCATACATAAGAATCCAGTGATCAATAACGCGCAGAAAATGCAACACCTCAAAACCAAACTTCGGGGTGAAGCGGAACGCTTGGTGCAACATCTTACCATCAGCGCCGAGAACTACAACTCCTGCTGGGAAATATTGACTCAGCGTTACGATAACCGCCGCTTGCAATTTACTGCTTACATGAACACTATGTTAAACCTTCCTGTCATACAACAACCAGATGCATTCAACATGAAAAAGATGCACGATGTCATCACAGAGTGTTTGAACGGCATCTCTAACATTGGCATCGATATATCTTCCTGGGATCCGATCATTGTGCACATCATGACTCAGAAACTGGACTCAAGAACCATGAGTGACTACATAAAGGAGCTTCAAGACCACAGGGAACTGCAGAATTTGCAAGATTTTCTTTACTTCATCGAAACCCAATTTATGGCTTATGAAACAATAAAGTCCGCCAAAAAGGGAAACTCAACAGGTCCAGAAAAACCCTCAACTTATAAATTTAACAAGCAAACCCCGGTGAAGAATACTAATTATCAATTTACTAGAACAAGCAATTTTCATGCGTCGTTCGGAAAGTGCCCACATTGCAAAGGAAGCCACGTGTTGATGAATTGCGATAAATTTCTTGATTTGGAAGTACCTAAACGGAATGACACCGTTTCAAAATTGCAACTCTGCAAGAACTGTTTATACAGTCACGGCAATCAAGAATGCAAATCAACGAAAACTTGCAGAGAATGTAATTTGAGACACCATACGTTATTGCACAATTCTGAACGAAAACTAACAACTTTACCTAAGAATAACAAAGGACAACATCCATCAACATCAACTCAACCACAAACATCCAACCACTTATCAAACAGCGATACGGAGGTTTTGTTAACCACAGTTCAATTGAACATACGGGCAAGTGACGGCACTTACGTCACACTGCGAGCCCTACTTGACCAAGGATCCCAAGTTAACCTGATCACAGAGAATGCCGCACAAATATTGCGACTTCCACGCAAAAAGATCAACGTGAGCGTCACAGGCCTTGGAACTGTGTCCGGAGATTGCAGAGGACAACTTCATCTGACCTGTAAATCCATCCACTCCAATTACACTTTCGAAGCTCAAGCCCTTATTATGAAGAAATTGACAAACAACTTACCAACAACAACTTTCGAGAAAACTGTATGGCCGCATCTAGAAAACTTGAAACTAGCAGATCCGGAATACAATGTCTCACGTCAAATCGATCTCATATTAGGGGCTGAAGTCTACTCAAACATCATCTTGGATGGTGTACTGAAAGGAAGCGATCAAGCTCCTGTTGCGCAACAAACGCACATAGGATGGATTCTCTGTGGCAAGATGAAGACTTTGAACTGTCACGTTACTGTGATCAACTTGGAAGAACTAACAAAATTTTGGGAAACTGAAGACATTCCCACCAGTCAGGATACATCCACGGACGACCACTGTgaacaattttataaagaaaccgTTGAACGTGCCGAAGATGGAAAATATATTGTGAAAATGCCGCTCACTCCcgattataaaagtaaattggGTAGTTCAAAATCGATAGCCATATCACAATATTTACAGTTAGAAAAACGCTTAAACAAAAACACTAAACTGCAAGCTATGTATAAACaatttatcaatgaatatgCGGATCTCGGTCATATGAAACCTGCGCCAAGGGTGTCATCGGAAACATACTATTTACCTCATCACGGTGTCCTTAGAGAAAATGCATTAACAACGAAACTGAGAGTTGTCTTCAACGCTTCGCAGAAGACTTCTAGCGGCTACAGCTTGAACAACTTAATGGAAAAAGGCGCAAACTTACAAAAGGACATTCAAAGCCTTATCCTTAAGTGGCGAACATATAGATATGCTTTTACCGCCGACATTGAGAAAATGTTCCGTTGTCTCTGGCTTTCCGAGGATCAACAACACTTGCAGAGGATTATTTGGCGAAACTCACCTGCTGAAGATCTGCAAGACTATCAACTATGCACAGTGACGTATGGTACCAAGGCTGCGCCATGGCTTGCTATGCGTACGCTACAACAACTTGCTAAGGACGACGGCGACAAATATCCTGAGGCTGCTCGAGCACTTACTACATCCTGTTATATGGATGACGTCATAGCTGGGCATAACAATATCCTGGAGGCACAATATTTGCAACAAACGCTGATTCAACTACTGAAAGGAGCAGGCATGAACTTGCGAAAGTGGACAGTCAATGACCCAACATTACTTGAGAATCTGAGTGAAGAGCAATTTTCGAGCAAGCAAACTTTCGATTTCAAAAACGACGAGCCTTCCAAAACATTGGGTCTCACTTGGAATCCGAACAGTGatacttttcattttaattggCCAGTGACATACCACAAGCGTCAAACAAAAAGATCTTTGCTCTCCGATATCTCGAAGTTTTATGATCCTCTGGGTTGGTTGTCACCTGTAACAGTAACAGCAAAACTACTGTTCCAAAAGGTCTGGATGAGCAAACTAGCGTGGGATGATGAAGTTCCCTGTGACATTGAAGCCGAATGGATGAAACTCAAGACAGACTTATCTAGTATCCAAAACATGTCACTAAACAGATGGATACGCGGTACGCAAAATCGAGTTGAACTACTTGGCTTTTGCGATGCAAGCGAGAAAGCTTTCGCCTGTGTTATTTACAGTCGAGTGTTGAACGAACACAACCTCCCTGTAATAACATTACTAACAGCCAAGACAAGGGTTGCACCCATGTCACAAAAACTTACACTACCTCGTCTTGAACTCTGTGCTGCGCAACTATTGGCAAATCTGATGGAGAAAACCAAGGAAGCATTTGTGGAGTATGATATCTCCGTACAAGCCTGGTCAGACTCGCAAGTTGTATTGGCATGGATTCAGGGTGACGCTACAAGATGGGAAGCATATGTAGTTAATCGAGTCACAAAGATCAAGCGCATAATTCCTGCAAACGAATGGCACTATGTAAAATCGGAACAGAACCCGGCAGACTGTGCTTCAAGGGGTCTTTTGCCAACTAAACTACTCAACTTCAACTTATGGTGGCAAGGACCTGACTTTTTGACTGAACAGCAAACCTCAGAAGACAGTCTCGGCGTATACACAACCACTATGGGAAGCACCAATTGCGCCAAAACAGCTATTTCAACGCATCAAAATGAACATTTAATAACTACATTATTGAATAAATGTAGTTCATTGACACGAATAATCCGAGTCATCGCGTGGATTCAACGCTTTATTACAAACTTGCGCAACAAGACGAAATCGGACACTGCGCACCTAACAACAAGCGAAATAAACGCAGCGACTAGAAGTATAGTCTTGCATGTGCAGCGAGTGGAGTTCAAATCTGAATACAAACAAATCATGCAAAGTAAAACTGTTTCCAGGAGTAGTTCCATTTATAAATTGAATCCATATTTAGATCCTACAGGAATTATTCGTGTCGGAGGCCGTCTGAAGAACTCTGACTTACCTCCAGAGATGAAGAATCCAATTATCATACCATATAAAGGACGCTTCACTCAACTTTTGATAGCACAAGCCCACACCAGTACGTTACACGGTGGACCTCGCCTAACGTTGACGTACATCAGGCAGCGATATTGGATTGTCAGTGGAAATCGAGCTGTGAAAGCGGAACTACAAAAATGCATACGTTGCCATCGCTTTAACAAAGCCGAAAACCATCAGGTGATGGGTGACTTACCTCACCACAGAATAACACCTTGTCGGCCTTTTACTCATACGGGAGTCGACTTTACAGGCCACGTTGACATCAAGCTTAACAAAGGCAGAGGTGTCCGAACAACAAAAGGCTACAttgccatttttatttgtatggcTACGAAAGCCGTACATATTGAACTTGTCTCGGATCTTAGCACCGAAACCTTCCTTGCTGCGTTTCAAAGATTTTGCGCGAGACGTGGTACCCCAAAGCACATGTACTCAGACTGCGGTACCAATTTTATTGGTGCTGCAAAGGTGCTTAGGCAGGAATTTGAAAACTTCAAGCAACTAGTGTTGACATCGGACGTGATGAACAAGTTCGCCGACCTGGAAGTTGAATGGCATTTCAACGCACCAGCTTGGCCCAGTGCTGGTGGGCTGAGGGAAGCTGCTGTTAAGTCCATGAAGCACCATCTGCGGCGGGTGTTGGGAGAACAAAAATTGACCTACGAAGAGTTTACAACGCTCTTGGCTAAGATAGAAGGTTGCCTGAATTCGCGGCCACTTTGTCCTCTTACTGAAGACCCGGAGGAGTTTTACAACTGCCTGACTCCAGGTCATTTCCTCACAGGTAGCCCAACGATGTCATTGCCCTTGTCAGATTACAATAACGTAAACAACATCGACCTCCGTCGTAGATGGCAACTGACAGAGCACATGTTCCATCAATACTGGAAAAATTGGTCAAACGAATATCTTACAACATTGCAATCTCGAAGCAAGTGGAACAAACCGACGACAAACATCAAACAAGGCGACATTGTACTGGTGAAGGACAACAATCTCCCGCCAGCCAAGTGGGCTTTGGGACGAGTACTAGAGACTCATCCTGGAGCTGACGGCTATGTTCGCGTCACAACTATAAAAACACAGTCTGGGATCATCAAACGTCCTGTGGTGAAACTGTCACCCCTGCCACTGACAACAGAAATTGAACCAGAAACCAAACATGGTCATCAAACTGCACCTAAAACAACTTCTGAGAACAAAGGTCGGAAGAAAGGACAGAAATGTATCCCAACGTTATTAATTACAATGATTTCGTTGTTTACATTTATGTCGGGATCATATTGCGCCATTGACGGCACGCGCCGAGCGCCGGGCGCTCACATAACAAACTTAGAACCTGAGCGGCCCGTCTATTATGATGAGATCGGCAGAATGCAGACAATGCAAGACGAGTGGATTCTCATTATGTATTACAATTTAACTAACTACTGGGAAGGAACTCGTCGCATTGAATCTTACTTTAACCATTTGAAAGATGTTTGCCAACAGACAAAGCTGTATCTTTGTGGAACAACCATAGAACAGCTAGAACATGAAATGGAGATTCTTAACTATTACAACTACATTCTGATAAACCCACATAAACACCTAAGCCAGAGGATGAAACGAGGCTTAGTCGATGGAGTAGGCTACTTGGCTAACAGTTTATTCGGAATACTGGACCAACGCTTTGCCGAAAAATACGAAAACGACATTCAGTCTCTCCAGAACAACGAAGACTACTTAttggaattaataaaaaaccagaCAAGTATTGTAAAACTTGAGAATGGCGTTTTGAAGAAAAGCGAAGAGAATATACAGCGCCAGTTCAAGTTGATTGACAGCTTTGTGAATCAAACAAACCTGAACTTACCCTCGATTGAGTCTGAGATACAAGTACTCTCGGCTACTTCATATATAAACTCTGCTGCATTCACAACATATCTCCTTATCAACAACTTAAGAACTTTTCAAGAAATGTTGTTCAACACTTTAACCAACATCTACCAAGGTCATCTGGATGTGCATTTGATTACTCCAGTTCACCTCATCGAGCATCTTAATGATATATCCGGAAGTCTTCCCAAAACTGTTTCATTGCCAGTTGAGAATTATAAGGACAAAATTAAGGATTTTTACAAACTAATAAACGTGAAAGTTCAAGTGACAGACACATATTTTATCTTTGAAGCTCACATACCACTCGTCTCCAATGCTGACTTCACAATATACAAAGCCATACCTATGAAGCCTTACCTATGA
- the LOC118272221 gene encoding pre-mRNA-splicing factor Syf2-like, with the protein MAPQIELSTWTPTSISFAERQENRIKRLRSLRSAGKQARINNYKETVAEEARSNLPPNSTLDDQAKSQEIEKAGEEHSGVQQLTILSAVDAERVERKKRKNPDEGFSTYEQATASQYNGLVENMPAADLELNEKKKQKYDDAVDGVSNVHEDREEAIDKMVNDLSEEQIVKRARYSTRSGYNDDADIDSINDKEQESGDWNLNRFYGENTASTKQNLVLPFCCWCKLQQYAQYLSQI; encoded by the coding sequence ATGGCTCCCCAAATAGAATTATCAACTTGGACCCCTACATCGATTTCATTTGCCGAGAGGCAAGAGAACCGGATAAAAAGACTGCGATCACTGCGTTCTGCTGGAAAGCAAGCGAGGATAAACAACTATAAAGAAACCGTTGCTGAGGAGGCTAGGAGTAATCTGCCGCCGAACTCGACGCTCGACGACCAAGCAAAGTCTCAAGAGATAGagaaagcaggagaagaacaCAGCGGAGTGCAACAATTGACCATATTATCAGCAGTAGATGCTGAACGAGTTGAACGTAAAAAGAGGAAGAATCCTGATGAAGGATTCTCCACATACGAACAAGCTACCGCGAGTCAATACAACGGACTGGTTGAAAATATGCCGGCGGCTGATTTGGAACTAAATGAGAAAAAGAAGCAGAAGTACGACGATGCCGTCGATGGTGTATCTAATGTGCATGAGGACAGAGAGGAAGCTATCGACAAAATGGTCAATGACCTGTCGGAAGAGCAGATTGTTAAAAGAGCTCGCTACTCTACAAGGAGTGGGTATAATGATGATGCAGATATCGACTCCATCAATGACAAGGAACAGGAGTCTGGTGATTGGAATCTGAACAGATTTTACGGAGAGAATACAGCCAGTACTAAGCAGAACCTGGTTCTGCCATTCTGCTGTTGGTGTAAGCTGCAACAATATGCACAGTACCTGTCGCAAATATAG
- the LOC118271730 gene encoding pre-mRNA-splicing factor Syf2-like, with the protein MAPQIELSTWAPTSISFAERQENRIKRLRSLRSARKQARINNYQETVAEEARSNLPPNSALDKQANSQETEKAEKEHSGVQQLNILSVAEAERVEFKKRKNPDEGFSTYEQATVSQYNGLVENMPTADTEQNESKKQKYDDAVDGVSNVHEDREEAIDKMVNDLSEEQIVKRARYSTRSGYNDDADIDSINDKKPETGDWNLNRFYGENTASTKQNLVLPFCCWCKLQQYAQYLSQI; encoded by the coding sequence ATGGCTCCCCAAATAGAATTATCAACTTGGGCCCCTACATCGATTTCATTTGCCGAGAGGCAAGAGAACCGGATAAAAAGACTGCGGTCACTGCGCTCTGCTAGAAAGCAAGCGAGGAtaaacaactatcaagaaacagTTGCTGAGGAGGCGAGGAGTAATCTGCCGCCGAACTCGGCGCTCGACAAACAAGCAAATTCTCAAGAGACAGAGAAAGCAGAAAAAGAACACAGCGGAGTGCAACAATTGAACATATTATCAGTAGCAGAAGCTGAACGAGTAGAATTTAAAAAGAGGAAGAATCCTGATGAAGGATTCTCCACATACGAACAAGCTACCGTGAGTCAATACAACGGACTGGTTGAAAATATGCCGACAGCTGATACGGAACAAAATGAGTCAAAGAAACAGAAGTATGACGATGCTGTCGATGGTGTATCTAATGTGCATGAGGACCGAGAGGAAGCTATCGACAAGATGGTCAATGACCTGTCGGAAGAGCAGATTGTTAAAAGAGCTCGCTACTCTACAAGGAGTGGGTATAATGATGATGCAGATATCGACTCCATCAATGACAAGAAACCAGAGACTGGAGATTGGAATCTGAACAGATTCTACGGAGAGAATACAGCCAGTACTAAGCAGAACCTGGTTCTGCCATTTTGCTGTTGGTGTAAGCTGCAACAATATGCACAGTACCTGTCGCAAATATAG
- the LOC118271729 gene encoding pre-mRNA-splicing factor Syf2-like, with translation MAPQIELSTWTPTSISFAERQENRIKRLRSLRSARKQARINNYQETVAEEARSNLPPNSTLDDQAKSQETEKAGEEHSGVQQLNILSAVDAERVECKKRKNPDEGFSTYEQVTVRQYNGLVENMPAADVEQNETKKQKYDDAFDGVPNVHEDREEAIDMMVNDLSEEQIVKRARYSTRCGDNDDADIDSINDKKQETGEWNLNRFYGENTASTKQNLVLPFCCWCKLQQYAQYLSQI, from the coding sequence ATGGCTCCCCAAATAGAATTATCAACTTGGACCCCTACATCGATTTCATTTGCCGAGAGGCAAGAGAACCGGATAAAAAGACTGCGGTCACTGCGCTCTGCTAGAAAGCAAGCGAGGAtaaacaactatcaagaaacagTTGCTGAGGAGGCTAGGAGTAATCTGCCGCCGAACTCGACGCTCGACGACCAAGCAAAGTCTCAAGAGACAGagaaagcaggagaagaacaCAGCGGAGTGCAACAATTGAACATATTATCAGCAGTAGATGCTGAACGAGTTGAATGTAAAAAAAGGAAGAATCCTGATGAAGGATTCTCTACATACGAACAAGTTACCGTGAGGCAATACAACGGACTGGTTGAAAATATGCCGGCGGCTGATGTGGAACAAAATGAGACAAAAAAACAGAAGTATGACGATGCTTTCGATGGTGTACCTAATGTGCATGAGGACCGAGAGGAAGCTATCGATATGATGGTCAATGACCTGTCGGAAGAGCAGATTGTTAAAAGAGCTCGCTACTCTACAAGGTGTGGGGATAATGATGATGCAGATATCGACTCCATCAATGACAAGAAACAGGAAACTGGAGAATGGAATCTGAACAGATTCTACGGAGAGAATACAGCCAGTACTAAGCAGAACCTGGTTCTGCCATTTTGCTGTTGGTGTAAGCTGCAACAATATGCACAGTACCTGTCGCAAATATAG